One part of the Nocardioides zeae genome encodes these proteins:
- a CDS encoding DUF4349 domain-containing protein produces MNRTGTLLALALTTTVALTACSSSDGGDSATHGNDGSASSERLEDRSDGAAAPPAAPSEGAEGADVGGGGGGSSAEGAPPAATTAPEPAAVIATGTIDLVADDVAETRRDVQRLADEAGGRVAGEETTTDRDGVMDGSRLELQVPSAAFDDTMTAVEEVAATASSTRSLEDVGTEIVDTEARIRAQEQSLTRIEALLAEAEDLTELVAIESELTSRQAALDSLTSQLDYLQDATSYSTITVYVERTDEAVADEETDEGRGGFLGGLTDGWDGLTGALGAVAVAVGLLLPWLLLLALVGVPLTWGVRHLRRRRTSPAATGATGATGASTERPEPDLPTHPGRP; encoded by the coding sequence ATGAACCGCACCGGGACCCTCCTCGCCCTCGCCCTCACCACGACGGTCGCCCTGACCGCCTGCAGCAGCAGCGACGGTGGCGACAGCGCCACCCACGGCAACGACGGGTCCGCCAGCTCGGAGCGTCTCGAGGACCGGTCGGACGGCGCCGCGGCGCCACCGGCGGCCCCGTCCGAGGGCGCCGAGGGCGCCGACGTCGGCGGCGGGGGCGGGGGCAGCTCGGCCGAGGGAGCGCCACCGGCGGCCACCACCGCACCCGAGCCCGCGGCGGTGATCGCGACGGGCACGATCGACCTGGTCGCCGACGACGTCGCCGAGACCCGCCGCGACGTCCAGCGACTGGCCGACGAGGCCGGTGGCCGCGTGGCCGGGGAGGAGACCACGACCGACCGCGACGGGGTGATGGACGGCAGCCGCCTCGAGCTCCAGGTGCCCAGCGCCGCCTTCGACGACACGATGACCGCCGTCGAGGAGGTGGCCGCGACCGCGTCGAGCACGCGGTCGCTGGAGGACGTCGGCACGGAGATCGTCGACACCGAGGCCCGCATCCGCGCGCAGGAGCAGAGCCTGACCCGCATCGAGGCGCTGCTGGCCGAGGCGGAGGACCTCACCGAGCTGGTGGCGATCGAGAGCGAGCTGACGTCGCGCCAGGCCGCGCTCGACAGCCTGACCTCCCAGCTCGACTACCTGCAGGACGCGACGTCCTACTCCACCATCACCGTCTACGTGGAGCGGACCGACGAGGCGGTCGCCGACGAGGAGACCGACGAGGGGCGCGGCGGCTTCCTCGGCGGGCTCACGGACGGCTGGGACGGTCTGACCGGCGCACTGGGGGCCGTCGCCGTCGCCGTCGGCCTGCTGCTCCCGTGGCTGCTGCTGCTCGCCCTCGTGGGCGTGCCCCTGACGTGGGGCGTGCGGCACCTCCGTCGGCGCCGGACCTCGCCGGCGGCGACGGGCGCGACCGGGGCGACCGGGGCGAGCACGGAGCGACCCGAGCCGGACCTGCCCACGCATCCCGGCCGGCCCTGA
- a CDS encoding TetR/AcrR family transcriptional regulator has translation MATSENGRPRPTVRERLQQAAFELFDEQGYDGTTVDAIAERAGVGRTTFFRAFRSKEEVIFPHHDELLEQVRGRLDAASERHSLVAVFEASRLVLKHYLNEGELAQRRYDLTRSVPSLREREIAGMQQYQRAFREYIRTWMGDELRAELMAGSVITAHNVVLRRWLRGLAEDPVAEFDAAMTKVVELFGDRREGLGGGPGGGAGGGAGAGGATVVVVTHAGDDPASVAGAVEAALRSDQAHRAP, from the coding sequence ATGGCGACGAGCGAGAACGGACGGCCGCGGCCGACGGTGCGCGAGCGCCTCCAGCAGGCGGCCTTCGAGCTCTTCGACGAGCAGGGGTACGACGGCACGACCGTCGACGCCATCGCCGAGCGGGCCGGCGTCGGGCGCACCACCTTCTTCCGGGCGTTCCGCTCGAAGGAGGAGGTGATCTTCCCCCACCACGACGAGCTGCTGGAGCAGGTGCGCGGGCGGCTCGACGCCGCCTCCGAGCGGCACAGCCTGGTCGCCGTCTTCGAGGCCTCGCGCCTCGTGCTCAAGCACTACCTGAACGAGGGCGAGCTGGCCCAGCGTCGTTACGACCTCACCCGCTCCGTGCCCAGCCTGCGCGAGCGTGAGATCGCCGGGATGCAGCAGTACCAGCGGGCGTTCCGCGAGTACATCCGCACCTGGATGGGGGACGAGCTGCGGGCCGAGCTCATGGCGGGCAGCGTCATCACGGCCCACAACGTCGTGCTCCGCCGCTGGCTGCGCGGGCTCGCCGAGGACCCGGTGGCCGAGTTCGACGCCGCCATGACCAAGGTCGTCGAGCTGTTCGGCGACCGGCGCGAGGGCCTGGGTGGGGGACCGGGTGGGGGAGCCGGCGGGGGAGCAGGCGCGGGTGGTGCCACCGTCGTGGTCGTGACCCACGCCGGCGACGACCCCGCCAGCGTCGCCGGCGCCGTCGAGGCCGCCCTGCGCTCCGACCAGGCGCACCGCGCTCCCTGA
- a CDS encoding 3-hydroxybutyryl-CoA dehydrogenase: protein MNHTSATNVGVVGCGLMGAGIAEVAARSGHDVVVVESDEARATAGRDRLEASLQRAEAKGKIPSAADVLARIRVVTVMEELADRDLVVEAIVEDEAAKTALFRQLDAIVTSPDAILASNTSSIPIMKLAVVTSRPTHVLGIHFFNPVPVLKLVEIVPSLLTDRETVARSRTFVEGLGKEPIDCQDRAGFVVNALLIPFILSAIRMFESGFATAEDIDRGLVLGAAHPQGPLALADLIGLDTTKAVAESLYEEFKEQLYAPPPLLARMVEAGLLGRKTGRGFYTYDK, encoded by the coding sequence GTGAACCACACCAGTGCCACCAACGTCGGCGTCGTGGGCTGCGGGCTCATGGGCGCGGGCATCGCCGAGGTCGCCGCCCGCAGCGGGCACGACGTCGTCGTCGTCGAGTCGGACGAGGCCCGCGCCACCGCCGGGCGCGACCGGCTGGAGGCGTCGCTGCAGCGCGCCGAGGCCAAGGGCAAGATCCCCAGCGCCGCCGACGTGCTGGCGCGGATCCGCGTCGTCACCGTCATGGAGGAGCTCGCCGACCGCGACCTCGTGGTCGAGGCCATCGTCGAGGACGAGGCCGCCAAGACCGCTCTCTTCCGCCAGCTCGACGCGATCGTGACGTCACCCGACGCGATCCTGGCCTCCAACACCTCGTCGATCCCGATCATGAAGCTGGCGGTCGTCACCTCGCGCCCCACCCACGTGCTCGGCATCCACTTCTTCAACCCGGTGCCGGTGCTGAAGCTCGTCGAGATCGTGCCCAGCCTGCTCACCGACCGCGAGACCGTCGCGCGCTCCCGCACCTTCGTCGAGGGGCTCGGCAAGGAGCCCATCGACTGCCAGGACCGCGCCGGCTTCGTCGTCAACGCGCTCCTCATCCCGTTCATCCTGTCGGCCATCCGCATGTTCGAGTCCGGCTTCGCCACGGCGGAGGACATCGACCGCGGCCTCGTGCTCGGCGCCGCCCACCCCCAGGGGCCGCTCGCCCTGGCCGACCTCATCGGGCTCGACACCACCAAGGCGGTCGCGGAGTCGCTCTACGAGGAGTTCAAGGAACAGCTCTACGCCCCGCCGCCGCTCCTCGCGCGGATGGTCGAGGCCGGGCTGCTGGGTCGCAAGACCGGCCGCGGCTTCTACACCTACGACAAGTGA
- a CDS encoding acyl-CoA dehydrogenase family protein, whose translation MSTFDLFRINEDHEALRDAVRTVVAAKVAPHAAAVDEEARYPQEAHDALVAADFHAPHVAEQYDGVGADALATCIVIEEVARACVSSSLIPAVNKLGSMPLVLGGSEELKQKYLPPLARGEGFFSYGLSERDAGSDTASMRTRATADGDDFVLSGQKSWITNAGVSEFYTVLAVTDPDAPRGKGISAFVVEKSDAGFTFGEKEKKLGIKGSPTRELLFDHVRIPGDRMIGEPGTGLQLALRTLDHTRVTIGAQAVGLAQGALDFAVGYVKERSQFGKHIADFQGIQFMLADMAMELEAARQMVYVAAAKSERGDADLPFFGAAAKCFASDVAMKVTTDAVQLLGGYGYTSDFPVERMMRDAKITQIYEGTNQVQRVVMARQLLAG comes from the coding sequence ATGAGCACGTTCGACCTGTTCCGGATCAACGAGGACCACGAGGCGCTGCGCGACGCGGTCCGCACGGTCGTCGCGGCCAAGGTGGCCCCCCATGCCGCGGCCGTCGACGAAGAGGCGCGCTACCCCCAGGAGGCCCACGACGCGCTCGTCGCCGCGGACTTCCACGCACCCCACGTGGCCGAGCAGTACGACGGGGTCGGGGCCGACGCCCTCGCGACCTGCATCGTCATCGAGGAGGTCGCCCGCGCCTGCGTCTCGTCCTCCCTCATCCCGGCCGTCAACAAGCTGGGCTCGATGCCGCTCGTCCTGGGCGGCTCGGAGGAGCTGAAGCAGAAGTACCTCCCGCCGCTCGCCCGCGGCGAGGGCTTCTTCTCCTACGGCCTCTCCGAGCGCGACGCCGGCTCCGACACGGCGTCGATGCGGACCCGGGCGACGGCGGACGGCGACGACTTCGTCCTCTCCGGGCAGAAGTCGTGGATCACCAACGCCGGCGTCTCGGAGTTCTACACGGTGCTGGCCGTGACGGATCCCGATGCTCCCCGGGGCAAGGGCATCTCCGCGTTCGTCGTGGAGAAGTCGGACGCGGGCTTCACCTTCGGCGAGAAGGAGAAGAAGCTCGGCATCAAGGGCTCCCCCACCCGCGAGCTGCTCTTCGACCACGTGCGCATCCCCGGCGACCGGATGATCGGCGAGCCGGGCACCGGTCTCCAGCTCGCGCTCCGCACGCTCGACCACACCCGCGTGACCATCGGCGCCCAGGCCGTCGGCCTCGCCCAGGGCGCGCTCGACTTCGCCGTGGGGTACGTCAAGGAGCGGAGCCAGTTCGGCAAGCACATCGCCGACTTCCAGGGCATCCAGTTCATGCTCGCCGACATGGCCATGGAGCTCGAGGCGGCCCGCCAGATGGTGTACGTCGCGGCCGCCAAGTCGGAGCGGGGCGACGCCGACCTCCCGTTCTTCGGGGCCGCCGCGAAGTGCTTCGCCTCCGACGTGGCGATGAAGGTGACGACGGACGCGGTGCAGCTGCTCGGCGGCTACGGCTACACGAGCGACTTCCCGGTCGAGCGCATGATGCGCGACGCCAAGATCACCCAGATCTACGAGGGCACCAACCAGGTGCAGCGCGTCGTCATGGCGCGGCAGCTGCTCGCCGGCTGA
- a CDS encoding acyl-CoA synthetase, which produces MTDLTRAHTVDAVLHRGAARHPRRTALVVGADDPTTWSYAELDAAVTGAARALRGLGLRRGDRVAAYGKNSDAYLVGYLACARAGLVHVPINFALTGEELRYLLDQSGASAVLVDPALRPAYDAVVADHGVDVAHVVPLRDAPGNLLELARDAGEGPVLPEGEEPVADDELVQLLYTSGTTSRPKGAMMTHRALVAEYLSAITALDLTADDDPLHPMPLYHSAQMHVFLLPYLAVGATNHLVEAPDVPVLLRLVEERRLGTLFLAPTVWVPLAGHPDLERRDLSSLRKAFYGASIMPVPVLQRLQERLPGLGFYNCFGQSEIGPLATVLRPEEHADRPDSCGRPVLLVELAVLDEEGRPVDPGGQGEVVYRSPQLCVGYWDNPEATAEAFRDGWFHSGDLVRIDAEGYITVVDRIKDVINTGGVLVASREVEDALYTHPDVAEVAVIGTPDDRWIEAVTAVVVPRPGAEIDEAGLVAHARERLAGFKTPKHVRFVEALPRNASGKLLKRELRGD; this is translated from the coding sequence GTGACCGACCTCACCCGCGCGCACACCGTCGACGCCGTCCTCCACCGCGGCGCCGCGCGACACCCGCGGCGTACGGCGCTCGTCGTCGGCGCCGACGACCCGACCACGTGGAGCTACGCCGAGCTGGACGCCGCCGTGACCGGCGCGGCCCGCGCCCTGCGCGGCCTCGGGTTGCGTCGCGGGGACCGGGTCGCGGCGTACGGGAAGAACTCCGACGCCTACCTCGTCGGCTACCTGGCCTGCGCCCGCGCGGGCCTCGTGCACGTGCCGATCAACTTCGCGCTGACGGGCGAGGAGCTGCGCTACCTCCTCGACCAGTCGGGCGCGAGCGCGGTGCTCGTCGACCCGGCACTGCGGCCGGCGTACGACGCGGTCGTGGCCGACCACGGCGTGGACGTCGCCCACGTCGTACCCCTGCGCGATGCGCCCGGGAACCTGCTCGAGCTGGCCCGGGACGCCGGCGAGGGGCCCGTGCTGCCCGAGGGCGAGGAGCCGGTCGCGGACGACGAGCTGGTGCAGCTGCTCTACACCTCGGGCACCACCTCGCGTCCCAAGGGCGCGATGATGACGCACCGCGCGCTCGTGGCGGAGTACCTCTCCGCCATCACCGCGCTCGACCTGACGGCGGACGACGACCCGCTGCACCCGATGCCGCTCTACCACTCGGCCCAGATGCACGTGTTCCTGCTGCCCTACCTGGCGGTGGGGGCGACCAACCACCTGGTCGAGGCCCCCGACGTGCCCGTGCTGCTGCGCCTCGTCGAGGAGCGCCGGCTCGGCACGCTGTTCCTCGCGCCCACGGTGTGGGTGCCGCTGGCCGGCCACCCCGACCTCGAGCGTCGCGACCTCTCGTCGCTGCGCAAGGCGTTCTACGGCGCCTCGATCATGCCGGTCCCGGTGCTGCAGCGCCTCCAGGAGCGACTGCCCGGCCTCGGCTTCTACAACTGCTTCGGCCAGTCGGAGATCGGTCCCCTGGCGACGGTCCTCCGCCCCGAGGAGCACGCCGACCGTCCCGACTCGTGCGGCCGCCCGGTGCTCCTCGTCGAGCTGGCGGTTCTCGACGAGGAGGGCCGGCCCGTGGATCCAGGCGGCCAGGGTGAGGTCGTCTATCGCTCCCCGCAGCTCTGCGTCGGCTACTGGGACAACCCGGAGGCGACGGCCGAGGCCTTCCGCGACGGCTGGTTCCACTCCGGCGACCTCGTGCGGATCGACGCGGAGGGTTACATCACCGTGGTCGACCGCATCAAGGACGTCATCAACACCGGCGGGGTGCTCGTCGCGTCGCGCGAGGTGGAGGACGCGCTCTACACCCATCCCGACGTGGCCGAGGTGGCCGTCATCGGCACCCCGGACGACCGCTGGATCGAGGCCGTGACCGCCGTCGTCGTGCCCCGCCCCGGCGCCGAGATCGACGAGGCCGGCCTCGTGGCGCACGCACGGGAGCGCCTGGCCGGCTTCAAGACGCCGAAGCACGTCCGCTTCGTCGAGGCGCTCCCCCGCAACGCCTCCGGCAAGCTGCTCAAGCGCGAGCTCCGCGGGGACTGA
- a CDS encoding 4'-phosphopantetheinyl transferase family protein encodes MTRPATGEPLLVAPGVRAAVAATPDVLAAVGGAERARALLAPYERTRVDRLRRPEDRDDHVAAHVLVRRVAAALLADGGRAVGAGDLVLEQRCPGCGDDTHGRPAVAGEDGLHVSLSHARGWVAAAAAHRPCGIDVETVTAVAPLPDVLTPGEAAELAALPPGEQPARRSCGCGPARRPS; translated from the coding sequence GTGACCCGGCCGGCCACCGGGGAGCCGCTGCTCGTCGCCCCCGGCGTCCGCGCCGCCGTGGCCGCCACCCCCGACGTGCTCGCCGCGGTGGGCGGGGCGGAGCGGGCGCGCGCGCTGCTCGCGCCGTACGAGCGCACCCGGGTGGACCGGCTCCGCCGGCCCGAGGACCGTGACGACCACGTCGCGGCCCACGTGCTGGTACGCCGCGTGGCGGCCGCGCTGCTCGCCGACGGCGGGCGTGCCGTGGGGGCCGGGGACCTCGTGCTCGAGCAGCGCTGCCCCGGGTGCGGCGACGACACCCACGGCCGGCCCGCCGTCGCCGGCGAGGACGGCCTCCACGTGTCGCTGTCCCACGCCCGCGGCTGGGTCGCCGCCGCAGCCGCCCACCGGCCCTGCGGGATCGACGTCGAGACCGTCACGGCCGTCGCACCGCTGCCCGACGTGCTGACGCCGGGCGAGGCCGCCGAGCTCGCAGCCCTCCCGCCCGGGGAGCAGCCCGCGCGGCGTTCCTGCGGCTGTGGACCCGCAAGGAGGCCGTCGTGA
- the mca gene encoding mycothiol conjugate amidase Mca has protein sequence MPNRAGLRLMHVHAHPDDESSKGAASTARYVAEGVDVHVVTCTGGERGSVLNPRMDRPEVLENITEIRRAEMDAAREILGITQHWLGFVDSGWPEGDPKPPLPEGCFGLVPLDEAVERLVRLIRSVRPHVVTTYDERGGYPHPDHVRCHEVSVAAFAAAGDPERFPDAGPAWQPAKLYYHHTFNRPRTQALNDAMVAAGLESPYAERLASWTPEPAWDARITTRVECAAYFGVRDQALLAHATQIDPDGAWFAVPLDIARETWPTEDYELVVSHVTTELPEDDLFAGIPTPVA, from the coding sequence ATGCCCAACCGCGCCGGTCTGCGCCTGATGCACGTGCACGCCCACCCCGACGACGAGTCCAGCAAGGGGGCCGCCTCGACGGCTCGCTACGTCGCGGAGGGGGTCGACGTGCACGTGGTGACGTGCACGGGCGGTGAGCGGGGATCGGTGCTCAACCCGCGGATGGACCGGCCGGAGGTGCTGGAGAACATCACGGAGATCCGCCGCGCGGAGATGGACGCGGCCCGCGAGATCCTGGGCATCACGCAGCACTGGCTCGGCTTCGTCGACTCGGGCTGGCCGGAGGGCGACCCGAAGCCGCCGCTGCCCGAGGGCTGCTTCGGCCTGGTCCCGCTCGACGAGGCCGTCGAGCGGCTCGTGCGCCTCATCCGGTCGGTGCGTCCCCACGTGGTGACGACGTACGACGAGCGCGGGGGCTACCCGCACCCCGACCACGTGCGGTGCCACGAGGTGTCGGTCGCGGCCTTCGCGGCGGCCGGCGACCCCGAGCGGTTCCCGGACGCCGGTCCGGCGTGGCAGCCCGCGAAGCTCTACTACCACCACACGTTCAACCGGCCGCGCACCCAGGCCCTCAACGACGCGATGGTCGCCGCGGGCCTGGAGTCGCCCTACGCCGAGCGCCTCGCGAGCTGGACCCCCGAGCCCGCATGGGACGCCCGGATCACGACGCGGGTGGAGTGCGCGGCGTACTTCGGGGTGCGGGACCAGGCGCTCCTGGCGCACGCCACCCAGATCGACCCCGACGGCGCGTGGTTCGCGGTGCCGCTCGACATCGCCCGGGAGACGTGGCCGACGGAGGACTACGAGCTCGTCGTCTCCCACGTCACGACCGAGCTGCCCGAGGACGACCTCTTCGCCGGGATCCCGACGCCGGTGGCATGA
- a CDS encoding DUF4307 domain-containing protein, with protein MSTSAPALAERYGKKRPSRRGPVIALALVVTLVGGGWLLWTAWFHGSPAVSSQLLRWEVVDSTTVRITFDVAIGDDEVATCRARALAANHEAVGDMVLQVPTDAGDADGGQITTEFRTISQATSVELVGCTTPSQNRPR; from the coding sequence GTGAGCACGAGCGCCCCCGCCCTGGCCGAGAGGTACGGGAAGAAGCGTCCGTCCCGGCGTGGACCCGTCATCGCACTCGCCCTCGTCGTGACCCTCGTGGGGGGCGGATGGCTGCTCTGGACGGCCTGGTTCCACGGCTCCCCCGCCGTCTCGTCGCAGCTGCTGCGCTGGGAGGTCGTCGACAGCACGACCGTGCGGATCACCTTCGACGTGGCCATCGGCGACGACGAGGTCGCCACCTGCCGCGCGCGGGCGCTCGCGGCGAACCACGAGGCGGTCGGCGACATGGTGCTCCAGGTGCCGACCGACGCGGGCGACGCCGACGGCGGCCAGATCACCACCGAGTTCCGCACCATCTCGCAGGCGACCTCGGTCGAGCTGGTCGGGTGCACCACCCCCAGCCAGAACCGCCCCCGCTGA
- the greA gene encoding transcription elongation factor GreA, producing the protein MTQSSDTDVIWLTADAHEKLVAELEHLKGPARQEIVERISAARDEGDLKENGGYHAAREEQGKLEGRIRQLEDMLAKAQVGETPADDGIVEPGMKVTYKFVGDDDDEAEEFLLGAREIEPEGLKVYSPQSPLGGAILGAKKGDEVSYEAPNGKTLKVVILDATPYTG; encoded by the coding sequence ATGACGCAGTCCAGCGACACCGATGTCATCTGGCTGACCGCCGATGCCCACGAGAAGCTGGTGGCCGAGCTGGAGCACCTGAAGGGCCCCGCGCGTCAGGAGATCGTCGAGCGCATCTCCGCTGCTCGCGACGAGGGGGACCTCAAGGAGAACGGCGGCTACCACGCGGCACGCGAGGAGCAGGGCAAGCTCGAGGGGCGCATCCGCCAGCTCGAGGACATGCTGGCGAAGGCCCAGGTCGGCGAGACCCCGGCCGACGACGGCATCGTCGAGCCCGGCATGAAGGTCACCTACAAGTTCGTCGGCGACGACGACGACGAGGCCGAGGAGTTCCTGCTCGGCGCCCGGGAGATCGAGCCCGAGGGCCTCAAGGTCTACTCGCCGCAGTCGCCGCTCGGCGGCGCGATCCTCGGCGCCAAGAAGGGCGACGAGGTCAGCTACGAGGCGCCCAACGGCAAGACCCTCAAGGTCGTCATCCTCGACGCGACGCCCTACACGGGCTGA
- the ilvA gene encoding threonine ammonia-lyase, whose translation MSIPTVTLADVEAAHAVLADVVTRTPLEESRWLADLVGGPVWLKAENLQRTGSFKIRGAYLRMARLTPEERAAGVVAASAGNHAQGVALAARMLGISARVYMPEGAPIPKERATRGYGAEVVFAGRYVDDALVAAREHAERTGAVLIHPFDHVDVVTGQGTCGLEIVEQLPEAATVLVPTGGGGLVAGIAVAVKGRRPDVRVVGVQAEGAAAFPTSLARGVPTPAGAMTTMADGIAVGCPGEVPFAVVQTSVDDVVTVSEEGISRALVGLLERAKLVVEPAGAVAVAALLEHPGRFATPAVAVLSGGNIDPLLMGRVIRHGMAAAGRYLFLRVTLSDSPGGLAGLLAELAAAGANVLEVAHERTSPTLGVDEVQVRVQLETRGPAHAEALLTRLGEQGLRVSQPW comes from the coding sequence GTGCTGGCCGACGTCGTCACCCGCACCCCGCTGGAGGAGTCGCGGTGGCTCGCCGACCTCGTCGGCGGCCCGGTCTGGCTCAAGGCCGAGAACCTGCAACGCACCGGTTCCTTCAAGATCCGCGGTGCCTACCTGCGGATGGCGCGGCTGACGCCCGAGGAGCGTGCCGCCGGTGTCGTGGCGGCCTCGGCCGGCAACCACGCCCAGGGCGTGGCGCTCGCGGCGCGGATGCTGGGGATCTCCGCGCGGGTCTACATGCCCGAGGGCGCCCCGATCCCCAAGGAGCGGGCGACGCGGGGGTACGGCGCGGAGGTGGTCTTCGCCGGCCGCTACGTCGACGACGCGCTCGTCGCGGCCCGCGAGCACGCGGAGCGCACCGGGGCCGTGCTCATCCATCCCTTCGACCACGTGGACGTCGTCACGGGCCAGGGCACCTGCGGCCTCGAGATCGTCGAGCAGCTGCCCGAGGCGGCGACCGTGCTCGTGCCGACGGGCGGCGGCGGTCTCGTCGCGGGCATCGCGGTCGCCGTGAAGGGCCGGCGTCCCGACGTGCGCGTCGTCGGCGTGCAGGCCGAGGGGGCCGCCGCCTTCCCGACGTCGCTCGCCCGCGGCGTGCCGACGCCCGCGGGGGCGATGACCACGATGGCCGACGGCATCGCGGTGGGCTGCCCGGGCGAGGTGCCGTTCGCGGTCGTGCAGACGTCGGTGGACGACGTCGTCACCGTGAGCGAGGAGGGCATCTCCCGCGCGCTCGTCGGTCTGCTCGAGCGCGCCAAGCTCGTGGTGGAGCCGGCCGGCGCGGTCGCCGTGGCGGCCCTGCTCGAGCACCCGGGGCGCTTCGCGACCCCGGCGGTCGCCGTGCTGTCGGGCGGGAACATCGACCCGTTGCTCATGGGCCGCGTGATCCGGCACGGCATGGCCGCGGCGGGGCGGTACCTGTTCCTGCGCGTCACCCTCAGCGACAGCCCCGGCGGCCTGGCCGGGCTGCTGGCCGAGCTGGCGGCCGCGGGGGCCAACGTGCTCGAGGTGGCCCACGAGCGCACCTCGCCGACGCTGGGCGTCGACGAGGTGCAGGTGCGCGTGCAGCTGGAGACGCGGGGCCCCGCACACGCGGAGGCCCTGCTCACCAGGCTGGGCGAGCAGGGCCTCCGGGTGTCCCAGCCCTGGTAG